From Leptidea sinapis chromosome 3, ilLepSina1.1, whole genome shotgun sequence, a single genomic window includes:
- the LOC126979490 gene encoding actin nucleation-promoting factor WASL-like, whose amino-acid sequence MPRGENKPSILLTREENEQVFSLIGPKCLSLATSVVQLFTTEGPGHTEWKKKDTGVLCLIKDNSKRSYFFRIYCLYRRAMIWEHEVYMQIDYRSPRPYLHTFEAEEYMTALNFASEDEAMKLRNIVIDKIETRKHRREERRQRSMLAGRANSTSSNTSNTSSRMNGVAPPPLPVPAPAPLPAQPVKNNVTSGGGYTLKGKKPKARKLTKADISAPKDFKHISHVGWDANKGFDVENLDEAEMRSFLVKAGISEKQLADHATRQFIYDFINMNGGVDAVKEELHDNTSKVPVSECPRSYSPAPPAPPRAPHAPPPAPPSRAPPPPPSRAVPPPPPPPASLRTAPPPRPAHPPSSGPPSVPPPPPPPCAPPPPPPPPPPLTPAAPAAPAAPPSPAPQDPRAALMESIRSGNKALRHVDVAKPAVAEDSRSNLLSEIRQGINLRAVNRAANGSSSVDERPPACGLAGALAKALQERARAIHSSDSDSEATSDGEWDD is encoded by the exons atgcCAAGAGGTGAGAACAAACCGAGCATTCTATTGACTCGAGAAGAAAATGAACAGGTTTTTAGCCTCATAGGACCAAAATGTTTG AGCCTAGCCACATCTGTGGTACAATTATTCACAACGGAAGGACCCGGGCACACAGAATGGAAGAAAAAGGACACAGGAGTACTCTGCCTCATAAAGGACAACAGCAAGAGGTCGTATTTCTTCCGTATCTACTGCCTGTACCGGCGCGCGATGATCTGGGAACATGAGGTGTACATGCAGATTGACTACAGGAGTCCAAGGCCATACTTACACACGTTCGAGGCTGAG GAATATATGACCGCGCTGAACTTCGCTAGCGAGGATGAGGCGATGAAGCTCAGAAATATTGTCATCGATAAGATTGAAACCCGGAAACATCGGAGAGAAG AACGAAGACAACGGTCTATGCTTGCCGGCCGCGCGAACAGTACTTCGTCGAATACATCGAACACGTCGTCGCGGATGAACGGCGTGGCCCCGCCCCCGCTACCTGTCCCCGCGCCCGCTCCGCTCCCCGCTCAACCTGTCAAAAATAATGTCACGTCCG GAGGGGGGTACACGCTCAAGGGCAAGAAACCGAAAGCTCGCAAACTCACGAAAGCTGACATCAGCGCACCGAAAGACTTCAAGCATATTTCACACGTCGGCTGGGATGCTAATAAAG GCTTCGACGTGGAGAATCTGGACGAGGCAGAGATGCGCTCGTTCCTAGTGAAGGCGGGGATCTCTGAGAAGCAGTTGGCTGACCACGCCACCAGGCAGTTCATATACGACTTCATCAACATGAACGGCGGTGTCGACGCCGTTAAGGAGGAACTACACGACAACACGTCTAAAG ttCCAGTGAGCGAGTGTCCCCGGAGCTACAGCCCCGCCCCGCCGGCCCCGCCCCGCGCGCCGCACGCCCCGCCCCCTGCTCCGC CGTCCCGAGCCCCACCGCCGCCGCCGTCCCGTGCGGTTCCGCCCCCGCCGCCGCCACCCGCCTCGCTGCGGACTGCGCCGCCGCCCCGACCCGCACACC CGCCATCTAGCGGTCCTCCGTCGGTGCCGCCTCCTCCGCCGCCGCCCTGCGCCCCGCCGCCGCCCCCGCCTCCCCCGCCGCCGCTCACCCCCGCCGCCCCCGCCGCCCCCGCCGCCCCTCCATCGCCGGCGCCGCAGGACCCGCGCGCCGCTCTCATGGAGAGCATACGCAGCGGAAACAAAGCGCTACGG CACGTGGACGTCGCGAAACCGGCAGTGGCTGAGGACAGCCGCAGTAACCTGCTGAGTGAAATCAGACAGGGCATCAACCTTAGAGCG GTGAATCGAGCAGCCAACGGCAGTAGTTCGGTGGACGAGCGACCGCCGGCCTGCGGGCTGGCGGGCGCTCTCGCCAAAGCGTTACAGGAACGAGCCCGCGCGATACACTCGTCTGACTCGGACAGTGAGGCGACCAGCGACGGAGAGTGGGACGACTAG